In a genomic window of Tamandua tetradactyla isolate mTamTet1 chromosome 17, mTamTet1.pri, whole genome shotgun sequence:
- the LOC143661752 gene encoding LOW QUALITY PROTEIN: sulfotransferase 1C3-like (The sequence of the model RefSeq protein was modified relative to this genomic sequence to represent the inferred CDS: inserted 1 base in 1 codon), producing the protein MWDKICNFQARSDDLILATFPKSGTTWMQEILDMIRNDGDIAKCKRAASLERHPFIEVAFPHKEKTDLEEALEMPSPRMLKTHLPVHLIPPSIWKQNCKIIYVARNAKDCLVSYFHFHRMTSLLPDPKSLEEFFENFMSGKVLYGFWYDHVKGWWAAKDKHCILYLFYEDINDNPKREIHKLLEFLEKTLSEEIINNIIYHTSFDVMKENPMANQTSAPSYIFDHTISKFLRKGMPGDWKNHFTXAMNEKFDEHYKKKMEGTTLTFHTG; encoded by the exons ATGTGGGATAAAATCTGTAATTTTCAAGCCAGGTCTGATGATCTTATTCTGGCAACTTTCCCGAAGTCAG GGACAACCTGGATGCAGGAAATTTTAGACATGATTCGAAATGATGGGGATATAGCAAAGTGCAAACGAGCTGCCTCTTTAGAAAGACACCCTTTCATTGAAGTAGCATTTCCCCATAAAGAAAAAACTG ATTTGGAGGAAGCTCTTGAAATGCCCTCACCACGAATGCTAAAAACTCACCTTCCTGTACACCTCATACCACCATCTATCTGGAAACAAAACTGTAAG ATTATCTATGTGGCCagaaatgccaaggattgcctgGTATCTTACTTCCACTTTCACAGGATGACCTCATTATTGCCAGACCCAAAGAGCTTAGAGGAATTCTTTGAGAATTTCATGTCTGGGAAAG TGCTTTATGGCTTCTGGTATGACCACGTGAAAGGATGGTGGGCTGCAAAGGACAAGCACTGCATCCTCTACCTCTTCTATGAAGATATAAATGAT AATCCAAAACGTGAGATCCACAAGCTGCTGGAATTCTTGGAGAAAACTTTATCAgaggaaattataaataatatcatCTACCATACCTCATTTGATGTGATGAAGGAAAATCCTATGGCCAACCAAACTTCTGCACCTTCCTACATATTTGATCACACCATCTCAAAATTCTTGAGGAAAG GGATGCCTGGCGACTGGAAAAACCATTTTA TGGCCATGAATGAGAAGTTTGATGAGCATTATAAGAAGAAGATGGAAGGGACCACATTGACCTTCCACACAGGGTGA